DNA sequence from the Acanthopagrus latus isolate v.2019 chromosome 15, fAcaLat1.1, whole genome shotgun sequence genome:
tgttcctttaaagatgacagaaaacaatctatcagttgtttgtttatttgaattttatttggTAACAGTGACGAAGCAGTTTGACACAGTTCCAGATTGAACCTGATGAGCTGCACAGACAGTTTACCTCTATTGATCCTAAGTGATTTATTGTCGGCAGCTGGACTTTAAAGCAGGTGAAACATCTTCCAGAACCTAAAACAGGTCCAGCTGAGAGTGATCGCGACCCGGATGACTCAGAATCTTCACCGAATTATTGCTTTTTCATCTCGTGCCCCTCGTTGGCCGTTTACATGTGTGATTAAAACTCCAGCTTTCGGTCATGAGTATCATAAAACCAAAGCGCACAACAGACGCACTGCGCTACATCAACACACTGTGAACAACAAAACCAGCTCCAAcccacaaaaatatataaacaaaaatatatgaatGTTTCCAGCACATCAGCACACAAATATCCTACATCAGTGTACAATTAGACGTCTACAGCTGGTTTGCAGCAGTTAACCTTTGTTGACATTCgttctttaaaaatgactgaagtgatTAATCGGAGTAGTTTTAGCATTTTACTTCCTCTGATCGACTCATCGTTGCAGCTCTGATGtggagaaattaaaataaaatcaattctgTTGGAGACTTTCTCATAAATCAGCAGGTCTGTTGTATAAGATTCAAGGATTAACTGATCAATATCTCGATTTATAAAAAGTTAATAAGCAAACgcttttaaatctgtttcttttctttgtgttgtgtcgATACAAAGTGAATAATgttggtttttggtttgttgctgGGACCAAACGAGACATTTGAGGGCGTCTAATTGAGGCTTCAgactcaaaatgtaaaactattttctgacattttttgaatACCAAACAATTTATCATGAAATCAGTGAAGAAGATTTTTGTTACTCAGTTTATTCATCCActacattttagaaaataacacaaatgacTCCAATCTTATAGACCAAGGCTgattgtaaatatcaaacaaaacatgacataaagagagagatagaaagacGATGAGATTAGAATTTTTAATTTACTTGATACAAAAGCAGTAAATGCAGATATACTGTCGCTCTAAACACCTTTACTGTCATCAGGGAGGCAGTCAGatagtttacagcttcactgagtctggaaaaaaataacaatatttataataatacagTTCTAAAATGTTTCAATCTAGTTGCTGCATTAGGGGTGAAATCCACCTTTAAAATATCTGCGTCCACATTGTACATTTTCCTGATATGAATTCAATGTTATTGATGAATAACATGATGATAAATTCTGTAATCAGGCCCGAGAAGTGAAATGGGTCACATCTGTTCTCCCCTCATGGTAccagcagcatgtttttttaatgagcctGAGCTGTGAGTTAACTCAGCCGGGGTCACTTCAGCAGCGGTTCTGTGTTGAGTTCATTTCTGATGAAGCTTTAAgcgttttttttaattttatttgtaggaatcaaaacattttatgtcACACATGATTCTGTTTGCTGCGATTCctggtgcagaaacacacatgtagAAATCAAATATCGACATTGTTGTTTCAGGTTTTCTTTGCAGCAGTTTGATTATTGAAAGTAAGAACAAGATGATTTTAACCACAACTTTAAATGCACAAACAGCTAGTCATTAAAGTCATAAAACTCtattaaagcaaataaaaaaaatgcacgtTTCTGTTGTgcgacacacacagagctccgTCACATGCAGAGTGATGTAAACACTGTGTGAACTAGTTCATGCTGCAGTCACATGGCCACAGATACAGGCTGGATACGAATCAAACATGGTTAAAGTATAACAAAAACTGAGGTGCATGTGAGATTAGATTTTAGAGAGTTTCACCTGCAGGCTGAACGTGTCCTGAGCTGCCCTCCACCACGATGTCCTTCAGCTGGGCTGCACTGCATGCTGGGTCACGATACGCAGAGTGACCGTTTGCAAATTGAAGATGAACGCTCCGTAAAATTTAGCTCATAAATGCAGCACAACGTCatgagctcagaaaaaaaagaaaggaaatgattaatgttgtttgtcttctgtgtgtgtgtgtgtgtgtgtgtgtgtgtgtgtgtgtgtgtgtgtgtgtgtgtgtgtgtgtgtgtgtgtgtgttacagaggaAACCATAAGGTGGAGGATGCCTGTGAAATGTACGCCAGAGCAGCCAACATGTTTAAGATGGCAAAGAACTGGAGCGGtacgtcaacacacacacacacacacacacatcataaagAGATAAAACCATAAATCAGAGCACGAATAAAcaaactcccacacacacacaccaacacacacacacacaccaacacacacacacacacacacacattgaattGAATGTTTTAACATGATGTAAATGATTCACCGGCCTGCAGAGCAGTGAGAGCTTGAACGTATGTACAAACACGGGACACAGATATGAAAATTCAGGACAGGATGGACAAACAAGTGagacaaacatggctgcagatcACAGCGTGCGCTCTCCAGGATCCAATAATAGATCCTGCTGAGCAGAATTTAGCGGCTCAGATCCGTTTGATGGTTCTGCCGCCTGATGTGTGTCAACAGCCTGAATCATGAACACAGTGTgcaagtttttttaaaaaaagaagagtgcCTTCTCGTATTTTAGTGCATTCATGTAAACTGTgactgtgcttgtgtgtgtgtgtgtgtgtgtgtgtgtgtgtgtgtgtgtgtgtgtgtgtgtgtgtgtctagccGCGGGGAATGCGTTCTGTCAGGCGGCCCGGCTCCACATGCAGCTGCAGAACAAACTGGACTCCGCCACCAGCTTCGTCGACGCCGGCAACGCCTACAAGAAGGCCGACCCACAGGGtgagtgcacgtgtgtgtctaacaaacacacaaacacagacacacacagttaattTAGTATTCCAGTATGTGTGCGGCTCGGTTCTGTCGCAGCTCCTCCAACAaactaaaattacatttttgaacagGAGATGTCGTCTACATGTGCTTTAACCACCTTGTTATGTCAGATAAAAAGCGTCAGGCGTCACCTTTATTGCTAAAAAGTATATAAACAAGTGGAAACACGGATAATTTGTCTTAATATAGTTTGAGTTTTGACATAATTTACCTCATCAGACTCAGTTAGGTTGCTGCTGACAAGCAGGAGATAAATTCACAGATCAGCTGGGAGTTGAAATGATAAGTGAATGAGTTGTTTAAGGAatttatctgtttgtctttcaatTAAATCATCGATTAAACTGATATCAGTCATTGGTTTTGGGATAAATTCACTTAAATCACCTTTAGCTTGTCACTGTCGTGTCTCCTAATCAATAGTTTTGCCCAAATTTGCCCCACTGTCCTCcgtttcttcatctttttaattttatttttgattagcactagaataggtttaccTGCTTTggttttctcattctgtctgaaaacgctctgttttagctcctgtctctttaaggccccgcctCCTGAatactcagtctgctctgattggtcagctgacacACGCCTGAGCTGGCAACGCTAACAGCAATCAGCTAAATCAATTTTTTACGTGCCAAAGTAACCGCTAGGCAGCAACTGAGGCcagtgtgtgactttgtgacgaagtgtgatgtcacaaagtcactgaatttAAGGCGTGACTGCTGATGAggcgttcaggagcagtgttttctgtgggagagaggagcttcagtTGGCGCGGACTTCgatctttttaactttcaagatcttttacatgcacatgaGCCGATCCAActcacagagggagaggaaaagcaacacaaaatcTAAAAGGTCAGATGTTAAATAACTTTTACAATCAAACCCACAATGAATTGGACCTGGAAATATTCCTCTTTCCATGTTTCCATAGTTATCATTCATAACAGGTTACTTATACACTCCTGTATTACTACTTTACTTCGTGTTCAGCTGCCTCTTTTTCTTCATAATCGTGGCCCTTGGCAGACCACATGATGAAAAGGAAAGCCTCTGTATCACTCCTCTCCACAGAACAGAGTCCGGACCCTCAGGTAGTATTGTTGGAAGATTAAAATGGGTCCCCGGTTTGTGCGAGGAAATTGATATCTGGGTTATGCTTGCAACAGCTCTCCTGCCTCCCTGTGATGAGCTTAATAAAATACTATGGGTTAGCAGGTTAGCAGTCACAGGGGGGGAGAGGAAGCTGAGAGGGTTTTTAATTTGACTGAACAGACTCAGAGGGCTGCAGCAGCCACTTCCTCGTGTTCGTAACATCTCAGCTTACGTTCTTCTCCGTCTGCTTCCAGAGGCCATCAACTGTTTAAATCAGGCCATCGACATCTACACTGACATGGTGAGCGCCGCCTCGAACGTTCATCTGCTCTGTGACGATCATTCATGTCTCTGAGtaacactctgtgtgtgtgtgtgtgtgttggttacAGGGTCGGTTTACCATCGCAGCCAAACATCACATCACTATAGCAGAGATTTATGAGTCTGAGCTGGTTGACATTGAGAAGGTACGTACGTGAGGGAGAACAGTATTAATTGTAAATGAAATCAAACTTTTTGTAATATAATTCATGATTTCATGTgctgactttttaaatgttttgtcatgttttattttcaggcCATCGCCCACTATGAGCAGGCAGCAGACTACTACAAGGGAGAAGAATCTAACAGGTACGTGTGCACTTTAATAAAGAAGTAACCacaatttatatttaaataaatgtgaagatATTTTGTTCAAATATATCTCTGGTAAAAGTAAGAGTCATCCATACACATAAGACTTGAGTAAAAGtgcaaaatacacacatacgtaAATATGTTCAACATGATTTGTCAATCTTTAGTTGTTTAGGTCAAGTTTCAAGAGAACATGTCAAACAgtttctgcttttttgtcattcattagtcattttaacattgtttgGTGTtggacagtaaaaaaaaatccatctgcTGTTTCCTGACACTTTTTTAActaaaaatcaagaaaaacatttgaaaattgGTTGATAACGACAACATAATCTCTAGTTGTAGCCCTGAACCTGGACAATATGTTATCAtgcatgtatataaatatatattgcatattttctctgtgtctctgacttGTGCTCAGCTGTTCTGCACCATAATTAGATGCTGACGGTGCACTAAGACAAGATGAAGCGCTCACTGCCGCTCCTGTAGATTTATGTCTGGTGGCCTTTACAGTCGCGTCACACGTCGTCCATCATCTACATCACACTTGTGTTTGAAAGCTCAGCCCGGTGAATGTTCCTCTTATTGCTTTCAGGCGGTGAACATAATGGTGGAGACAGTAATAATACACTTATactcgtgtgtgtttgtgtttcagctcagcCAACAAATGTCTGCTGAAGGTCGGACACTACAGCGCTCAGCTGGAGCAGTACCAGAAAGCTATCGAAATCTACGAACAGGTAACAGACGAGTAACACACCTGCACACGGCGAGGCAAGATGAAgacagtgtccctttaatagATATAACAGTTTGTAAATGTTAACAgtcaggaagtgtgtgtgtttatctgcacgtgtgtgtgttccaggttgctATGAGCACCATGGACAATCCTCTGTTGAAGTACAACGCCAAAGAGTATTTCTTCAAGGCTTCGCTGTGTCACTTCATAGTGGACGAACTGAACGCCAAGGTGACTCACTCAGCCAGTCAGATAATTAGTTACGGATGTGAATGCACGCGTGATATTTCAGAGGGAGATTTTAAACTTTGCATGCAGCAGTTCGGGTCATCAGGGGTTCTTGTGCTTTGCTACAAGTTTTTGTACATTGGTTAGACGACCGTGACGGTTCAGAGAGCTGATGTGAGCGACATGATTCCTTAAAGtgatcataataataaaaacagtggtATTACAATATGTTTATGTACTAGAACTTAATTCATACTCATAGTTCACAGggtgttttaatgaaaattaaaaacagaggaTGTTACAACCGGtcctcaagaagaagaagcgtgTGAGCTTAATTCCAAATTCAGTACTTTTGAATTTATAAATAAACCACATGGACGTTCACATCCCATCAGTCACATCACTGACCTGTGAATGTGACGCttactgatattattattaatatttttggTGATGACCTCGTTTGTAAATGTAACTAACatgaatgtatttgtgtgtgtttcaagtTGGCCATAGAGAAATATGAGGAGATGTTTCCAGCCTTCTCAGACTCCAGAGAGCTCAAACTGTTAaaggtaatttattttttatatgtaaCTCTTAAAACTAAACATGCTCACCTCAAGCTAACACTTCGATATATCGAATAtataaagatatttttattaaatgacCTTCAGAGTGAGCAGACACATTGTTTGCCGCTGTTATCTGTTTGAATTTTcagtttatattaaaaaaaaatgttccgtATTTGTTACTCTTCACGTGAATTATCCTTTTCTGCTATTCTTCAGAGGTGTTGCACTTTCAACCCCACaacattcatttgataacttaagttactTGTTCCTTTGTGGATTTAGATCAATAATGCGCAATATGATCATGTATCATCATAGATTCCCTGGAGGTAAATTCACcagctgcctctttttttcttgatgaCGCTGCCACACATGGTGACAGGAGACGCTTCTGTAGCACCTCACAGTGGGAGTCGGGAGACCCTGAGGCCGTATcgattaaagattaaaaatagGTCCATAAGTCACATGTTTTTTTCGTTGCCACAGAAACTCCTAGAAGCCCACGAGGAGCAGAACAGCGAGGCGTTCACGGAGGCCGTCAAGGAGTTCGACTCGGTGTCTCGCCTGGACCAGTGGCTGACCACGATGCTGCTGCGCATCAAAAAGACCATCCAGGGAGACGCCGGGGACCTGAAATAGAGAACAAGTACAGAAgggggagacagggagggagacaaGGGGAGCGGGAAGtgaaagaagaaagggaaagatggaggcagaaatCAGAAAACGGGGCTAAAAGTGAGGGAGGGCGGGACTGAGGGAGTTTACAGTTGTACATATCAGTCTGCATGTGACCCCCCAACTAGCTAAGCATCACCTTTAAACGACCCCCCGTCCCTCTGTTCCTGCAGTATTGCTCTCGTAACACTGGACTGACTTGTACTTAAAGAGAAagaatggaaataaaaagtgtgtgtgtgtgtgtgtgtgtgtgtgagagagagtgtgtgagagtgtgtgtgtccactgcaTTAAGGTAAATCATAATTTGACGGGAAAAGTGTGCAGCGCATATCAGATTTAAGGATATATATGTTAATGAAAAGGGAATACTAATGTTATTTATGAGattatgaatatttattgtCAATACTGagaatattatttattgtttattatgaTGCTCAGTGTTACGACTTGTCTTAATATTTTAGGTATTAGCCCCTCTACTCTCCTCTTTTAttctccttcacttcctcccCTCGTCTGTCCgccctcctcgtctctctctctctttctccccccctcgtcctctcctcaccccctccGAGTCAGTAATAATCGCCCATCGTGATTGGTTGGTTGTTCGTTGGTCGGTGCAGTCAGCCACCCAGCGCTCACTCCCGCCTCTGCCTCGTTTGTGcatgtcttgtgtcatgttGATGTAAGTGTTCTCCGTGTCGTGCTAACGTGTGAACAACATACATGTAGCCTGGTATCATTTGTGTGAAATCAGTAAATATGTACCTCAGATACCgagttgaaataaaaacatcatcgCTCCAGATATCTGGCTGCTTCCTGGAGTATTATTGGTGCATTTATTACTTTGTTTAATGCAACAATGAGCaggctgtgatgatgatgacagagagTTTGGGGGCACTAGACACGAGGGATGATGGTGAACTGATCGATTAATTGTGGTTCTTGTTCCAAATTACAAATACTTGCttatcaaatatataaaaatacgagaaaatatgagaaaatctattttaaatgaaaaatgaaaatataagcATTTCTatcttaaaaaatataaaagatattgtatacaaactgatatttatacattttagtCACTTAGTAGCCCTTCT
Encoded proteins:
- the napba gene encoding N-ethylmaleimide-sensitive factor attachment protein, beta a isoform X1; protein product: MDNSGKEKEAMQLMAEADKKVKASGSFLGGMFGGNHKVEDACEMYARAANMFKMAKNWSAAGNAFCQAARLHMQLQNKLDSATSFVDAGNAYKKADPQEAINCLNQAIDIYTDMGRFTIAAKHHITIAEIYESELVDIEKAIAHYEQAADYYKGEESNSSANKCLLKVGHYSAQLEQYQKAIEIYEQVAMSTMDNPLLKYNAKEYFFKASLCHFIVDELNAKLAIEKYEEMFPAFSDSRELKLLKKLLEAHEEQNSEAFTEAVKEFDSVSRLDQWLTTMLLRIKKTIQGDAGDLK
- the napba gene encoding N-ethylmaleimide-sensitive factor attachment protein, beta a isoform X2, with translation MRSVRRPGSTCSCRTNWTPPPASSTPATPTRRPTHRGRFTIAAKHHITIAEIYESELVDIEKAIAHYEQAADYYKGEESNSSANKCLLKVGHYSAQLEQYQKAIEIYEQVAMSTMDNPLLKYNAKEYFFKASLCHFIVDELNAKLAIEKYEEMFPAFSDSRELKLLKKLLEAHEEQNSEAFTEAVKEFDSVSRLDQWLTTMLLRIKKTIQGDAGDLK